A single Nomascus leucogenys isolate Asia chromosome 14, Asia_NLE_v1, whole genome shotgun sequence DNA region contains:
- the MPHOSPH10 gene encoding U3 small nucleolar ribonucleoprotein protein MPP10, producing the protein MAPQVWRRRTLERCLTEVGKATGRPECFLTIQEGLASKFTSLTKVLYDFNKILENGRIHGSPLQKLVVANFDDEQIWQQLELQNEPILQYFQNAVSETINDEAISLLPESEKQEHEEDGSEIEADDEEDLEDLEEEEEVSDMDDDGPEVGERAENSSKSDLRKSPVFSDEDSDLDFDISKLEQQSKVQNKGHGKPREKSIVDDKFFKLSEMEAYLENIEKEEERKDDNDEEEEDIDFFEDIDSDEDEGGLFGSKKLKSGKSSRNLKYKDFFDPVESDEDITSVHDDELDSNKEDDEIAEEEAEELSISETDEDDDLEENEDSKQHKKSLKRVTFALPDDEETEDTGVLNVKKNSDEVKSSFEKRQEKMNEKIASLEKELLEKKPWQLQGEVTAQKRPENSLLEETLHFDHAVRMAPVITEETTLQLEDIIKQRIRDQAWDDVVRKEKPKEDAYEYKKRLTLDHEKSKLSLAEIYEQEYIKLNQQKTAEEENPEHVEIQKMMDSLFLKLDALSNFHFIPKPPVPEIKVVSNLPAITMEEVAPVSVSDAALLAPEEIKEKNKAGDIKTAAEKTATDKKRERRKKKYQKRMKIKEKEKRRKLLEKSSVDEAGKYSKAVASEKLKQLTKTGKASFIKDEGKDKALKSSQAFFSKLQDQVKMQINDAKKTEKKKKKRQDISVHKLKL; encoded by the exons ATGGCCCCGCAGGTCTGGCGTCGACGGACCCTGGAGCGGTGTCTGACGGAAGTCGGCAAAGCCACGGGTCGGCCCGAGTGCTTCCTCAC GATTCAAGAGGGATTGGCATCAAAGTTCACTTCTTTAACAAAAGTGCTTTAtgactttaataaaatattagagaaTGGTAGGATCCATGGAAGCCCCTTGCAAAAACTTGTGGTAGCAAATTTTGATGATGAACAGATTTGGCAACAACTGGAATTGCAAAATGAACCAATTTTACAATACTTTCAGAATGCAGTTAGTGAAACAATTAATGATGAAGCTATCAGTCTTCTCCCAGAGAGTGAAAAACAGGAACATGAAGAGGATGGTTCAGAGATAGAGGCTGATGACGAGGAGGACCTAGAAGAtttagaggaggaggaggaagtgtcAGACATGGATGATGATGGTCCTGAAGTGGGTGAGAGAGCTGAAAACTCAAGCAAATCTGATCTAAGGAAAAGCCCCGTTTTCAGTGATGAGGATTCTGACCTTGACTTTGATATCAGCAAATTGGAACAGCAGAGCAAGGTGCAAAACAAAGGACAtggaaaaccaagagaaaagtCCATAGTAGATGATAAATTCTTCAAACTCTCCGAAATGGAGGCCTAtttagaaaacatagaaaaagaagaggaacgAAAAGATGAtaatgatgaggaggaggaagatattgatttttttgaagatattgatTCTGATGAAGATGAAGGGGGACTGTTTGGAAGTAAAAAACTTAAG tcagGTAAAAGTTCCAGAAATCTgaaatacaaagatttttttgaTCCAGTTGAAAGTGATGAAGACATAACAAGTGTTCATGATGATGAGCTGGATTCAAACAAAGAAGATGATGAAATTGCTGAAGAAGAAGCGGAAGAACTAAGTATTTCAGAAAC GGATGAAGATGATGACcttgaagaaaatgaagacagtaaACAACATAAAAAAAGCTTGAAAAGAGTGACCTTTGCTTTACCAgatgatgaggaaactgaagatacaggtgttttaaatgtaaagaaaaattctgATGAAGTTAAATCCTCCTttgaaaaaagacaggaaaag atgaatgaaaaaattGCATCTTTAGAAAAAGAGTTGTTAGAAAAAAAGCCTTGGCAGCTTCAGGGGGAAGTGACAGCACAGAAGAGGCCAGAGAACAGCCTCCTGGAGGAGACCTTACACTTTGACCATGCTGTCCGGATGG CACCTGTGATTACAGAGGAAACCACCCTTCAACTAGAAGATATCATTAAACAGAGGATAAGAGATCAG GCTTGGGATGATGTAGTACgtaaagaaaaacctaaagagGATGCATATGAATATAAAAAGCGTTTAACCTTAGACCATGAGAAGAGTAAATTGAGCCTTGCTGAAATTTATGAACAGGAGTACATCAAACTCAACCAG CAAAAAACAGCAGAAGAAGAAAATCCAGAGCATGTAGAAATTCAGAAGATGATGGATTCCCTCTTCTTAAAATTGGATGCCCTCTCAAACTTCCACTTTATCCCTAAACCG CCTGTACCAGAGATTAAAGTTGTGTCAAATCTGCCAGCCATAACCATGGAGGAAGTAGCCCCAGTGAGTGTTAGTGATGCAGCTCTCCTGGCCCCAGAGGAGATCAAG gagaaaaataaagctggagaTATAAAAACAGCTGCTGAAAAAACAGCTACAGACAAGAAACGAGAgcgaaggaaaaagaaatatcaaaagcgtatgaaaataaaagagaaggagaagcgGAGAAAACTGCTTGAAAAGAGCAGTGTAGATGAAGCAGGAAAATATAGCAAAGCAGTAGCTTCGGAGAAGTTAAAACAGCTGACCAAAACTGGCAAAGCTTCCTTCATAAAG GATGAAGGTAAAGACAAGGCCTTAAAGTCCTCTCAAGCATTCTTTTCTAAATTACAAGATCaagtaaaaatgcaaatcaatgatgcaaagaaaacagaaaagaaaaagaagaaaagacaggatatttctgttcataaattaaagctgtaa